The Neodiprion lecontei isolate iyNeoLeco1 chromosome 6, iyNeoLeco1.1, whole genome shotgun sequence sequence tgataaatgaaattttggtttcaggCAGCAGCTGCGAGACCGAGGACAGCGAGCAATACGTCCCAGAATTTCATCACATATCAAGTTAGTATGTGAGGAAATATTTTGCTGTCTATAGTTTATCATTAGTACAAAATATAGCAAATATAGTTGACGAGCCTTAGCTGCGCGTTTGCGATGTTCGAGAAGCAATTTCCAAGCTATTGGAAATTCGACGGAAACTACGTGCAGGATTTCTCACACACGCGGATTGCTCGTGTACCTAACCGCATCTATGCAGCGGCTTCAACGTTGCGATAGCATTCGATAATCAGATTTCTGTACACGGAGATGAGATTATCGTCAAGCACGTCGCGGCTCGggatttttcacgattttttacaCACCTCCTATTTACCTAAGTCAGACCCTCGGGttagtaaaaaagaaatataggCAGGTATATGAAATTTAGCCGGAGGACCCGGGGCCAAGGACCGAACgctttattaaaaattaagcccttgggtgattttttaaacaagcACCGGCGTATGTTGACTTTCATCcatcctcctccccctcctcctcagCATTCGTCTCATTTCACCTCACCCCATCGATATCGATAACGCGGATTACACTGAGAAGCACTTTATGTATTAAACCAACAATCGTTGAGTATCTTTTCCAGcgatttttctgatttatttCCTCTTACCAAGGGTCCGTTTCGCTTTTCCTACACAACGAAAATTAAGCGGCTATCAGCTAAAtaggtttttattttcttactcaACGTTCAATTTTCTATACACGAGAGGCTTCACTCGGTGATACGGTTGAACGAATTTATCGAATTTAGATCAAACAAACgcttccattttttatttttttaatcacacaTTAGGTATACAACTCACATGTTTTCCATtgcttttctttctttctttctcccaTTCCTCGTTTACATACGAGGAATTAATATTCTCGTGTAAAGTTGTGTATATACACAGTACGCATACGTGGATACCCTAACGTATCCACATATTGCACGGTACACGGCTTATATCATCAGCACACGCCGCGGCAGTGCAAATAGCCAATGGCGCTGAACGCGTGGTTCGGTTATATTGCGTTAACAAGGCCGCTGAATTGCCCAGGGTAGCAAATTGACGAGATTTTATCATCATGATCACCGCTGTTAAAATGTAAAACAATATTGACTCGCGTGGCCGACGGATCTGGCGAAAAAACCTAACTTTGCTAACTATCATCTCTaggtaaaaaagaaacagttgTTATTAaaacatgaatttaaacaacctaaaattcaattaccgatagacagtcggattcctcTCGTTTAGAAAAACGAATGACCAGACGTCacatttaatcaattttcgcGTATGCACGGCATTCAGTGTGCACACTGTACCTGATATCTAAAGTGCCTAAGAGTCGGGCCGATGATAAGTGAAATACGAAGAAGAGCAATAAGGAGGAGGGGCGGGGGCGGCTACTGTTTACAAATATAACGATAGCGAGGGGATTCAGTCGACTTATGCTTCCCACGACCAGCGTTTGTTTGATTTATTAACAGCCCCCCCGTTGAATTGCTACCCCTCCCACCCAACCCCATATTTCCTCCCTTTCTACCCCTAGATCCACGTCCCCTTCACCCCGCAACACCAGCGGCGACTCGACTCTTCTTCCGGTGGGACACGCGCCACCGTAATACATGGTGGTGAATGCTGACGGATCGCGCTTCGAAATGAAAACGTTTTTGCTCTCCTATAAAGATTCGCCTGCACGTGTAATTAATTGCGTACGTAATGTGTTACGTTGAGTCGTAATATCTGTATGAGCGCAATAACGCCCAATCCCATGTACAAGCTCAGATTTCGTCAAACATGCATCATGCAGGTCTCTGTATGGTCACAGAGTGCTGCTACTTGCTGGACTTGATTCTTATCTTATCTTGACGCTAGTGAAAATTCTGGGTGTGTTATTGTTCAGGTGGTGGGGTGAAACAGGAAGCAGCTGGTAACTGCAGAAGAAGTGCGGTGACGGAAAGTACGGAAGTGACTGAGGTCACGGAGACCCCGGAAGCGAGCTATCATCAGCAGTACAACTCCGGATTGCAGGCTCATTCCCATTCGCAAAGCAGCAATTTCTTGGATCTCAGCCCAGCTACACCGGCTTCTTGTTATGGGTATATGGAAttctttttactttatatGTTCATACGAAGGCCTTGATTCGCGTATCTGGAATCCATCGAGTCAGTCGCGTCGACATTGTAATACTCGATGAGCACGGCAGTATGATGATTTTCACTCTGTAGGTCACGGTTGTGAGGAATGTTTGGTGCCTTGATGAATGAAGTGATTCATCGACTGACATCTCGCATAATTTCGCGTCATTCGCCCATCTAGGCGACCAATCACCTCTGCTTTGCCTTTTTTAATCGATCTTACATTTATTCTTCATTGACTCCAGATTAGTCAGAACGTGATGTCTTCGATTCGTGTCGGCAATCATGCCGCTGTCGTAAAGTTATTCACTTGAAATTCGTGAAAACTTATTTGATTTGAAACATGGTACAAGCATAGTTTGATCAATGGGACTTTAGTGACAATGTGTGATCATGTACCTATTCTCTAAGAATAACCTGTTGCACCGCTGGACAAAATGGCTTCGCCATTCTGCACACGAACTTGAAGGACGGGGGAAAAACTGCTCAAGCTCTGAAGTTTGAATCGGTGTCGGATCACTGAAAGTCATTTTATCTTACTCTCGTGTCTGCCGTCAAAGAATTAAACATTAATACCTCCTTCCAAGTCGCGGAACCGCTTGGATAAATCGATAAACGTCGTTTTCTTTTACAGGAGTAACCGATTGAGTTCCCAAAGAGTTAAATCTGGCTCAAAAAGTATCGCGGTCAAGGAGGAACCGACGGATCGGGGTTACATCGAACCGACCAGCACCGTGACTACTCTGTCGTCGTCAGGACCTGCCGAGCACAACGGTGAGCTTAGGATTAGTCCGATCCGTGTTCTCTTGTGTCGCGATGCAGGATCCTACTCAGGACACAGTGCAAAATCAGAGGAAATCGTCTTTCAGTGGCGTTTTCTGACGGCCGATGAGCATTCGTTGACAACGATCGTTTGTTGGTCGGACCCTCCTACGCTCGGCTAACCATAGCTAATACAAACAGCGATACATTCGAGCGAGTACTGCACGAGGCCATTGTGGCGTAGAGCAATGATTCAACTATCATATAAAGTCAAGTAATCGAATCCCCTCGCTGGATCGCTCGGCCACTCATCCTTGGACCGTGACGAATCACTGCACAAAGGAACCACCGCGTCCCCCAGTCCCATCCCGATGATCCTACACCATCCCGGCGACAACGCAGTAAATAACCATCACTAGACACTCTTCGGATTTGCACGTGTCAACCGTCGTCCCTTCTGCACCCGCACGTTCATCCATACGTCGTGCGCCATCCATTTGTGCAGAGTCGACTTCTGACATAATCATTAAGAGAATATCCGATGCACATCCGTTCCGTATAATCTGATACATGAGACCTAGCGATGGATCCAACGATTCTCAGATTCTTCCTTGTTTCCGAAGTCCATACGGTGCGATTGACAATTCTTCATATTTGATTAATGTTCGCTGAGGACGTACAAATTTCGCTTCAAATCACGCCGAGTAATTTATCTACCGTCAAGCGCAAACTCTAATTGGCGAAGTTTTTGCAGCGTCTGGAAGCCGATCGGAATCAAGAACATGGCGAAAAAGTCATGCGAGAGAATTTATCGGGGGTGAAAATAATCCATGTAGCGAAGAACGTGCGGCGAGCATGACCAGGTGAGGCATGATGATGATTGTGCCTTTGTTTAGAGCGCGTATCCATGCCGTGAATTCCTCCGACCCACCTGCCCCTATTTAGTCCGCCATTCCCTGGCTAGGGGCTGATTAATTAGTGAGACGCATTAACAAACCTCCCTGGCTCGTCTCATCCTCCGACATCATCGTCTTCTATCTCGGTCTCTCACCCAGCGTAGGAACTACAGGCATACGTGTAGGTGAAGCtactctcactctctctctctctctccatctctctgCAGCAGGGGGCAAAAAAAAGCTGGAAAAACGGAGAGCCACCCCTCCGTGCAGGCGCAGTGCCGTAGCGACGAGAGGCGAGGATCCGACCCGGGCGCGTCAACTCAATTATACATACGCGACCCGACATGCCAGGAGCGTCGAGGGGCGAGGGTGGAAGGGTGGAGAACCGTAGCGAAAAAGAGGAAGAGTTCCTCCCGTACATCCAACTCTCGTgatccctttctctctctttctctttttctctctatctatctagtttttatttctctctctctctctctctctctctctctttctctctctctctctctctgtctcacTTTTTCATGTCTCCCTTCTCCTCCTATACACGCGCTGCGATTTGTAccgatgaatttttcatatgCGCTTTCAGCAGCCCGGCTGCTGCTGTTCGCTGCTCTTTTTGCTGTCCGTTTCAACGCGAAACTGGATACGTGTACACTATCGTCAGAGCGACGACGGTTCTGACGACGATCATGATGTTAGAAAAGCTCCCTTGTTACCGGACGGAAGATCAACCGTACCGACAGAAGGGACACGGCTTGGTTTACTTGAAAACGCGTTGAATTACTCAAGGTTTGCTCGATTCGAAAACGATCACTGTGATCCAGCAAATGATCTAAAGTCGCACTACCTTAACCAACCGAATCAAAAATCCCGGATTCTTCTagacgacatttttttttcctcattccaGTTTTTGAACATGGGTTAAACCGACCCAGCGACTTGTTCTGGCTGCTTCTGATTCTCCTTTGCACAGACGGTATATCCTGATGTTTACTGTCACCGGAAGTCAAGCCGTACATAATAGATGTTCCCTATCTGCTGTCCACACAGAACGTCGCTTCTTATTTGGTGCTGTGCGTTATGTTTGATGGTCCGTTAGGTCATGTCGACTGTAGCATGAATGTATTAGAGTTACTGACCTAAATATTCTTGTCagtgaaatgataaaaaaaaagtcgcgAAATTTGATCCTGTAATTATTCCGCAGGCTGTGCGACTCGTATAATAAAGCAGAAAAGCCCGCGGAAGTTGACTTTCAATATTCCCGACAGCGCAGCGCACGAACCTTAAACGGATTATGAATTGCGAATAGCTTTTTTCCGATCGCTGATCGCGGGCTCTCTTGGAGGGGGTCGCGTGCGTTGCGTGCCGCGGAGCTTTTCATTAATATACATATCTCCGAGGCGTCTGGATCTTCCAGGGCTCCATCCCCCGATAACAGACACCGCGGCCTTACGCCTCGGCTTTGAATATCGAGCAATTTCCTGCCGACGTTACTTCGACGAGCTGTTTTCCTTGTCGCGAAACGTGAGTGCAATTGTTATTACACGGCCTTGGTGCTCCATCCTCAGACACGAGAAACTTCGTGTCGCGTTGTCTCGGTTCGTGATAAGCTTTGAAAATCTTTGACAAGTTTCTAACTTCTTATAACGTAACCAGCAGCGATGATCGtccagaaaatattttacgaaaaagTCGACAGACACACGACTTCGATATTCAGGATGCAACGTAACTTCCGAATGCTTGCATTATGAGTTTTCATTGCGATCACTTACACTTACGCTGAAGTGTTACCGAAACGGAACATTAATAATAGCAATGGTGATACCGCTCACTTCTTGTTCTAgtcttattttcaatattcttttcTCATCAACGCGCCGagattttatttgaaacgtCTCGCATAACTGATTAATCCCCGCTAATGGTCTTAAACCAGTCCTTTCGTTATACTGGAAGTTTTAGGCGATAGGAATTAGAGTCTCGTTATTAATGGGTAACGTGGCGGGTAATTTGCTAACAGTCAGCTCGATTAAGGTTATAAAATACTCTGATGATGTATTTTTTGTACCTCTAGGTACGAATGTGTAATGCATCAATTGACGGTGTTGACTCACACGCGTTTCGTTCACATTGAAACCAGTATATTATCAAGTCCAAAGCCTTCCACACTAATCAACTATAGAGTCTAATTTCAATACATACTGAGATTTTGAATAGGTTTcagaaattatatattttcccAAACACCCGGCGCAAGAAATATGATATGGGTATCCAATAGCAAGTAGCACAACCTTTGAGATACATTAAATCCGTGTTCTGTTTTCAAAGGGGATCTGCTGCACCATCTCCGGGCAGTTTATCTCGCATAATCCACACAATTACAGAAGCAATCAGCAGGAGGGTTGAAGCGAGGCTGTTTTACTTAGTAGCCGCAAGTAAACGCCGTTGAACAAAGTTTATATACGTTAACCTGTCTACGAGTTTGGAGCGTCGGGGAACGGAGAAACTGAGGGTGGTTGTAGGCTGAGCCGAGGGATGGTTTGCGGTTAGTTTCAGATTAAAATTAATCGGGAGTTGATGAAAACGGTCGTATACCTACGCATCGTTCGTTAGATGGACGAACTCGGGGTTAGTCGAGGCTAACGGGGCTGGTCAGTCATCCCCATCGGCCAGACCACTTGCTCGCTCTCAACCCCGGCCTTCCAGCTTCACAGCTTAACAACTGAGCTTTCTCTATCCTCCATCACCCTGATTCTGCAGCCCTTCGGGATCCTTCAATTATTCACGGTAACACCCCGTGTTGGCTACTCCCTTCTCGGTATTTTACGCCCGGTTAAATGGTGGGCATTTTTTCGCTCTTTTATACCTGAAATTGAGACTACGCCACTTGGTTTGCAATAAATGATTTATAGAAATGGCACAGTAAGTGGGGAGACTTCTCAAAATGTTTCTTCTGAGTGTCTTTTATCACCGGGAAAACACTTTTTTCACATCGTTACCAGAGAAAAGTCGGCTTCAGTGTTTCAAAGGACCAAGGACCGTGATTCTAAGGATCAGCGGAGCTTTGCGGACGCAATTTCTGATTAAAACAATGATTCCGTTTTAAAACCACGGCTCGCCACCGACCGCCCCGTACAAGAGCAAAGAAGATTATATGAAAGGGTTAAACTCCAGGCAGACAGTCTCctgaataatatatacaaCCGGATTTTACCAGTCCTGCGTTGCTGCACTCCGCGTGCAATCTGCTGGTGTAACAGCACCGGTATACTTCTAATGactaattattattaagtaGATTTTAAACTGTACCAAAATCTGCGACCCCACCCACATAATTTCATGCCCGTAACTCTGAAGGTGATTGATTGATCACCTTCGTTCACTGTACGTAATATATGGTGTTGGATATTCTGTTCGCCGATTAAAGAAATGTGTACAATCGTCTCTTAGATATCGTGGAACATGACGGACGAGAAAAACTGCGAACATCCATCCCactgtaagaaaatttttttggcaaaatttGAAGCTCTACTGGAAGTAAAATGCGGTGGCAAACTTTTCTAGCCCATTATTTGGTGCCAATATgacaatatattattttattcaatttcctaACTGACCACAAAGATTGTTCTACGGTATTCGGTCGATTTTGGTCAATTTGGACAGCACCATTTTTTCTAGTGTTCCCATCTTCAACTACCGTCAATCCcataaaatttgcaaattgttTTTCCATCAGGAAGTGGTCTCGTTTATCAACCTTcgcaacaacagcagcagcagcagcagcagtactCCAATGGAACTGCGCCAAGGGAGTCTAGAAGCTCTCCGACATCAAGCCGGCCAGCGAGCGCCTCCTCGGCAACGTCCCAATGGCCGTCGGTGGCACCCCCTTCGAGCACCGAGGGGTACGCATCACGTCAAGAGACTGCTTGGAACGCGGACATCTACGCGAAGCGCAGCGTAACACCGACGTGGACCGAGCTCGGAACGCCATTGGAGACGCGGACTTCGAGCACCTCCGCAACTTCCTGGGACCGGCAGTCCTCCTGCTTCCAGAAGAGGACCTCGCCCACTCCCTGGAGCGCGGATTACGCCAAGCGGTCACCGACCACCACCTCCTCGCCATGGGGTGAAGTTGCCGTTGGGTACCAGCAGCAGAGAAGAGGCTCTCTTCAACTCTGGCAGTTCCTTGTCGCTCTTCTGGACGACCCGGCTAATGCACCTTGCATCGCGTGGACCGGACGTGGAATGGAGTTCAAGCTGATCGAGCCGGAAGAGGTGAGTGTCTCGATTCCATTGCTCGGTCATCAACGGATTTGGACTCTTCAGGGTCTGATGTTCAAACGGTTCAACCCTCCATCAACGATCGATGGTGGTACGGATTAATTCTGATCACATTTTCATGCAGGTCGCGAGGAGGTGGGGCGTTCAAAAGAACAGGCCAGCGATGAATTACGACAAGCTGAGCAGATCTTTGCGATACTATTACGAGAAGGGGATAATGCAGAAGGTAGCTGGCGAACGGTACGTTTACAAGTTCGTCTGCGATCCAGAGGCACTCTTCAACATGGCCTACGGCTCGGGCAGCACCACTGCTGCTGTTCCTACGGAAATTCAGACCACCGGTGTTAGGAGCAGCCATTCTGCCGTCGCGAAGACCGCCTCTACTACCGAATCCACGGATTTGGGAAAGCACAGCTCAACTGGATATGGTGACGCCGTTTTAGCAATGTATTCTAACACCGCTGCAGGTAATTTTCGCGGAAATTGTACTAGACTCTTGACTTTTTTCTGAAAGTCTTCTAGTCGTAGATACTCTCATAACAAAGTCATAACGTTTAGATCCTACAATCAAACCTGTCTTCTCGCAGTTTACGGAAGCCACAGTCTGCATCACCTGCACCAGTATCTGGGCAGTGCGAACGAGGGCTTTAAAACCCCGTCGGCAAGGTATCCAGCGCACTACGCGCACCAGTACACCAACAATAacaaccaccaccaccaccaccaccatcatcaCCCCTCGACGGCTTACACGGAATCGTTTTTGAACTACGGTCGGCTTTCCGCGCACGATTTCTCCTTGGATGTCAGAGCCCACGAGTCCGGGAGAGCGAGCAGTGGCTACCACCAGAGTAACGAATCCTCGACGTTATCGGCCGGGACCAGAGAAATTGATACCGCCAGAACTCGGGCTTCCGAAACGACCGGTGTTGATTCTGCGCGCGCCCAATTATCGGCCACCAGCGTTACCGACACGCAAGCACCGCTGCTCGATGGTAGTGCAGGCGCAAAACTTGATCAGACGTCGTATCACTGTCTAGGAGTCGGTAGCTGCGTGTGTTGAGAATACCGGTCGTTTCGACGGACTTTTAGTCGATAGAGAAAAAGTCGATTGTAAATATTGCGCAACACCCTGGGATTGAGGTTGTCGTAATTGTGCGCTTCGTCGTGCATGGAAACGATAATTATTCATAGAATAGTGTCCGAAATCAATATGaaattctataataatataGAATAATCTCGATCTAGTCGACGCAAAACtttgtgatttatttattttattgttgctGTCAAGCGTGATGATGATTACCACACGGATAGTGCTATCGCTTGCGGGATAGGtttattaacaattaattaattaatgtaacgttattatttattgtgtaaatataataaatttctttatCAACGCTCACGTACACTATAAAGTATACGACGAAGTTGCCATAGTTGCTTGCGAACGGACAGTTTTCATGTTCCTGTGATCAACCTTTTCAGTTGTGGAATTCATCGTCCTTTAGTTTATTTCTGTCCCTTTACATGGCACCTTTTAAAGTATGCTAATAAAAGTAACTCAAATAAATGAGTCAAtgtttgaagagaaaaatgagGCGATTGTAAAAGTATTTAGGTATAATTATAGCGACACTATGAAACGTCGCATTATATCGATGAGCTCATATCAATTTTATGTTAAAGTATAATTCTTCGAGATTATTCTGGCTCTCCTTGCATATTTGGTCATATGTTAATTTCAATGATGCGATTGCTAATCTCAGGCTGTGTATTAGAATCCGTGTGTAGGTGCACAGATATCTGCTGTACGTCGGTCGAATATAAAAACGAGATATAATAGTCAGCCAATATCACTGCGACATCAGAACTTACCTGAACACTTGTGGCCATGACATAATAACGGGCAGAAGTATCGCAAAATACTTTCCTCGAGTATCTTAAACAGCCGTTTGAATTACTTGGTAAACGGAAGTAAACTACTGGATTTAATTTTTCGAGATTTCAGGCAGCTTAATTTTGAGTTTGGAATTTATTCGAATCAGGATCTTGCGATAAACGAATTTAGCTACAGATAAACTATATATTATTGCGAGCATCTAAATGTCAAACGAATTCGTCATCCACGAGTTTCGCAATTGAGCCAGGAAAATACTCTTggaaaaattcttattttatcttatCTGATCATCATCACTTTTCTGAATATTATCTTTCGTTACATACTTGGCACGTGATATTCATGAAAACGTTTATAACAGtgttgtatttatatttagtACACGTGCCTATACACTACATACATACGCATATATTCACACATATTTAAATACTTTCGAATGATACTTGCAGATATTCCGCGAATGACGTAATATATCGCAGTTTGGTATATTTTCGGTTCTGACACAATTCATGCACGCGCTAAGCGGCCGGTCCCGCTGAGATGTTTACATGCCTGCGTCTCTTTTGCACGCATGAAAACTACGCGAAACTTTCTCCTTCTAGCGCTTCTCGGTCTAGCCGCCGATTGGCGAGTATTGTGAGTTGCTGATTCAAACCGCCtcgtgtgagagagagagagagagagagggagagagggagatagGCCTAGCCGGCTACATCGATCCGGCACACGACACTTCTactctatgtatatatatatatatatatatctgataCTGCTCACGTTTACCGgttagtaataaaaataatacgctGGACGTACTTTGTCAGTCTTGAACAAGTCCTCGAAGCGGATGATCGAATCCGAAGTGCGGCAGTGCTATTAGTGTTCTGTGTCCGAATACAACACCAAggattttacataatttttattttatttgtcatTCTCTGAGGTGAGTGGTGATTGATTTCTTTATGAATTAATCATCGTTCTCATTCTTTAACTCAGTTATACgcgattacatttttttttctttttttttgcagatcaAAGTAATCATTTCGAGAATAGATCCAGGAATTTCTCCGTTTCTGTTATCActtgtttcaatttcaattcggTTCCGATGTCTATCTAAATACTCGTTAACGGAAATTCTTATGCAGTACCTGGATTCTCCGTGTAAAAAGGTCGTTGTGGTTCtgtgagagtaaaaaaaaatttgagtccAATAGTTTTCAAACGAAAAAGAGTCGAAGTTGACCAATTACAGTTTACTTCAGCATCGAGCGACGGCCATAACGGCCAATCGGTGGGATTTGACatttaaagaagaaatttGGTTGGCTGGTTTGAATCAGATCTCATTTGAAAACTGTTTGACGCCAGAAATTTTTGGTTCTAGAACTTCttcagagtttttttttttttttgcggagAAAGTGCTGATCATGGCAGAGTAATACGTTCAATTTTAGAATATCGCACAGCCAGCTCAGTCAGTCGCAGTCAGTGACACCCACGTCATTTGATTTAATTGCGTCACCTACTCGGGTTTTTGCACGGAAGCCGAGAAGCATTCAAACCATGTACGCAATCGCACCGTCCAAATATAGTACTGAGTTCACTgctttgttttgcaaaaattttgcgtTCGTTACATGAATCCGTCGTCTCGCTGAGAGCTCGATTATTCTCAAAATGATTTTGTTGTTTCAAGTGCTGATATTTATTGACAGTGACGCAGCGATAACCTCGCATCATATCTTAAGTTAAGCACGCAAAAATGCGCGATTATAAACCAGATCGTTACAACGTATCTACATTCTAATTCACAGGATAACAGCTGATAGCGTTCGTTGAACATTCGCGATGGCTAAACCGAAGACGAATTCTGAAC is a genomic window containing:
- the LOC107219998 gene encoding ETS translocation variant 1 — encoded protein: MMNLADQEVPADNNTDLNRMTGEGYNRLSDPVHPITSGYYVSPSGVEKTHGGDLYPSQEYRQEPWLQDGSSCETEDSEQYVPEFHHISSGGVKQEAAGNCRRSAVTESTEVTEVTETPEASYHQQYNSGLQAHSHSQSSNFLDLSPATPASCYGSNRLSSQRVKSGSKSIAVKEEPTDRGYIEPTSTVTTLSSSGPAEHNGSGLVYQPSQQQQQQQQQYSNGTAPRESRSSPTSSRPASASSATSQWPSVAPPSSTEGYASRQETAWNADIYAKRSVTPTWTELGTPLETRTSSTSATSWDRQSSCFQKRTSPTPWSADYAKRSPTTTSSPWGEVAVGYQQQRRGSLQLWQFLVALLDDPANAPCIAWTGRGMEFKLIEPEEVARRWGVQKNRPAMNYDKLSRSLRYYYEKGIMQKVAGERYVYKFVCDPEALFNMAYGSGSTTAAVPTEIQTTGVRSSHSAVAKTASTTESTDLGKHSSTGYGDAVLAMYSNTAAVYGSHSLHHLHQYLGSANEGFKTPSARYPAHYAHQYTNNNNHHHHHHHHHPSTAYTESFLNYGRLSAHDFSLDVRAHESGRASSGYHQSNESSTLSAGTREIDTARTRASETTGVDSARAQLSATSVTDTQAPLLDGSAGAKLDQTSYHCLGVGSCVC